A section of the Paenibacillus odorifer genome encodes:
- a CDS encoding response regulator transcription factor, whose translation MSKVLILEDEESIRSFIVINLKRNGFEVLEAADGNEALHKLTTIPDIDIALLDVMVPGIDGFEVCRRIRETNERLGIIFLTAKVQEQDKVYALSVGADDHVSKPFSPTELIARIQSLLRRVNVHREQSAKVSFHSGPFSLDLITKQFKRDNVAIELTPTEFSLIQFFLEKENTPLSRDLLLDHVWGKEYMGDPKIVDVNIRRLRQKIENNPSEPEFLQTVWGHGYRWKGQGQ comes from the coding sequence ATGAGTAAAGTTCTGATATTGGAAGATGAAGAGTCCATTCGCAGTTTCATAGTCATTAATTTGAAGCGTAATGGGTTCGAAGTGCTGGAGGCTGCTGACGGAAATGAAGCATTGCATAAATTAACCACTATACCTGATATTGATATTGCGTTATTGGATGTTATGGTTCCCGGCATTGATGGATTTGAAGTTTGTAGACGGATTAGGGAGACTAATGAACGCTTGGGAATTATTTTTCTTACCGCCAAGGTTCAGGAGCAGGATAAAGTTTACGCTTTGTCCGTAGGTGCAGATGATCATGTTAGTAAGCCATTTAGCCCAACGGAGCTAATTGCGCGTATTCAATCTTTGCTGCGCCGTGTAAATGTGCATCGTGAACAGTCGGCCAAGGTTTCTTTTCATTCGGGGCCTTTCAGCTTGGATCTTATTACCAAACAATTCAAACGTGATAATGTAGCCATTGAACTGACGCCTACGGAGTTCTCTCTGATTCAATTCTTTCTTGAAAAAGAAAACACTCCACTTAGCCGCGATCTTCTGTTGGATCATGTGTGGGGCAAGGAGTATATGGGTGATCCCAAAATTGTAGATGTAAATATCCGGCGCTTACGCCAGAAGATTGAGAACAATCCTTCGGAACCGGAATTTTTGCAGACTGTATGGGGGCACGGATATAGATGGAAAGGCCAAGGACAATGA
- a CDS encoding phosphonate ABC transporter ATP-binding protein, which yields MITVEHLAKAVGEDKNPVLQDIGFQLEPGELVAILGASGSGKTTLLRCLALREKWDRGNFRVDGTDIMASAFSGKRKIRREWAYLEQNAELNPNRTALKNVLIGQSAQTPMWRMVTGMVRSDDYMGAMDELDALGLLDKAKMKTSQLSGGERQRVAIARALTHGAKVILADEPVTGLDPKSAESVLETLRRLCKETGLTVVTVLPIELAERFASRIWVLEDGRIKHDIKGRRLTSQERANL from the coding sequence ATGATCACAGTTGAACACTTAGCCAAGGCAGTTGGGGAAGACAAAAATCCGGTCCTGCAGGATATAGGATTTCAATTAGAGCCGGGTGAGCTCGTAGCCATACTTGGAGCGAGTGGGAGCGGTAAGACCACTTTATTACGCTGTTTAGCGCTGCGAGAGAAGTGGGACAGAGGGAATTTTAGAGTGGACGGTACGGATATTATGGCGAGTGCCTTTTCCGGAAAAAGAAAAATCCGCCGGGAGTGGGCTTATCTGGAGCAGAATGCAGAGCTCAATCCTAACCGCACAGCGCTGAAAAACGTGCTGATCGGCCAGTCCGCACAGACGCCAATGTGGCGTATGGTTACAGGGATGGTTCGTTCAGATGATTATATGGGTGCGATGGATGAATTAGATGCCCTTGGACTTCTAGATAAAGCGAAGATGAAGACTAGCCAGCTAAGCGGTGGTGAACGTCAGCGTGTAGCGATTGCTAGAGCATTAACTCATGGTGCCAAAGTAATTCTAGCGGATGAACCGGTTACGGGTCTTGATCCCAAATCGGCAGAGAGTGTATTGGAAACTTTGCGCAGACTATGTAAAGAGACGGGGCTTACCGTAGTGACGGTGCTGCCTATTGAACTGGCTGAACGTTTCGCTTCACGTATATGGGTACTAGAAGATGGACGAATTAAGCATGATATAAAGGGACGTAGATTAACGTCTCAGGAACGCGCGAATTTGTAA
- a CDS encoding MFS transporter: MTFMILITATIAAGLSQGLLLPILSILLEQKGVSSSLNGLNAAALYIGSFGMTLIAERVLGAVGFKKLIAGGISLVLVSLLMFPFFTGIKVWFVLRLLVGVGDAAINYGAQLWVLLMTPAEHRGRNLSLYGMSYGLGFSLGPLGISLLRYGQAVPFIVLAFLFLLVLILVTTILPDSRPDKAESGESQVRRFGRCYSLAWFALIPALLYGFMEASLNSSFPVYGLRIGYSTDQIAALLPFAGIGGLLLQFPLGLWSDRFGRKRVLIIAGIGGGIAFTMLPLAGDHFTLTMVLLMIAGGLVGSFFSLGLSLAADILPRHLLPAANVVASFHFSIGSIIGPGIGGLLLQVGLSGGIFALMGGLYIVFGLLGLLFSPQPRN, from the coding sequence ATGACTTTCATGATTCTTATTACAGCTACTATAGCCGCGGGGCTTAGCCAAGGGCTATTGCTGCCCATTCTATCCATTCTTTTGGAGCAAAAAGGAGTCTCCTCGTCACTGAACGGACTGAATGCTGCTGCCCTATACATAGGATCATTTGGGATGACCTTGATTGCTGAACGTGTTCTTGGAGCGGTTGGATTTAAAAAATTGATAGCTGGTGGGATTAGTTTAGTCTTAGTAAGCTTGCTCATGTTTCCCTTTTTTACAGGGATCAAGGTATGGTTTGTATTGCGTCTGCTTGTGGGTGTGGGCGATGCTGCGATTAATTACGGGGCCCAGCTTTGGGTTCTACTCATGACACCTGCCGAGCATCGCGGACGTAATCTTTCACTATATGGCATGTCCTATGGTCTGGGCTTTAGCTTAGGGCCACTTGGGATAAGTCTGCTGCGTTATGGACAGGCCGTGCCTTTTATTGTTCTCGCATTTCTATTTTTGTTAGTCTTAATTCTTGTGACTACAATTCTGCCGGATTCCCGGCCAGATAAAGCGGAGAGTGGTGAAAGTCAGGTTCGCCGTTTCGGTCGTTGTTACAGCTTAGCCTGGTTCGCTTTAATTCCAGCCCTTTTATATGGCTTTATGGAAGCCAGCTTAAATAGCAGCTTTCCGGTATATGGTCTGCGTATCGGTTACAGCACAGATCAAATTGCAGCATTATTGCCTTTTGCGGGGATCGGAGGACTGCTTCTGCAGTTTCCATTAGGTCTGTGGAGCGACCGGTTTGGCCGCAAGCGGGTACTGATTATTGCGGGGATCGGAGGCGGGATCGCCTTTACGATGTTGCCGCTGGCAGGTGATCATTTTACGTTGACAATGGTGCTTCTGATGATCGCAGGAGGACTAGTGGGCTCCTTTTTCTCGTTAGGGCTAAGTCTGGCCGCGGATATTTTGCCACGACATCTACTGCCAGCTGCCAATGTGGTTGCTTCTTTCCATTTTAGTATTGGCAGTATTATCGGCCCCGGCATTGGTGGTTTGTTGCTGCAAGTGGGCTTAAGCGGCGGTATTTTTGCCCTGATGGGTGGTTTATATATCGTGTTCGGCTTGCTTGGGTTATTATTCTCGCCACAACCTAGAAATTGA
- a CDS encoding ArsR/SmtB family transcription factor — protein sequence MDYELKIDVSPVYELLDSFMIYVTRKWISNLDLGPHWVSDVEDRITPHKVTALMQAAEWPFTDYDVLYAWVYSRGPATSVLHFLDDLDSASIEECYQQIAPLIHDFTIDEASRIKSSYSPLLRLWYEQYFRHVEHKILPLLIEDASEKKMLESKMDPISLIEYASGGVVFEDIRDLKTIVLLPTVHNRPINTYCFYKTMVIVQYPVDVPLEDENEPPMVLLRMTKALSDPTRLRLLRYVAHEPKSLWEMQSDLNQSREMLMHHLMILRVAGLLRIHLRGEQDERFSIRPDGASELQMFLESYIHL from the coding sequence ATGGATTACGAATTAAAAATCGACGTATCGCCGGTTTATGAACTGCTGGACAGTTTTATGATATATGTAACCAGAAAATGGATCTCCAATTTGGACCTCGGTCCCCACTGGGTAAGTGATGTGGAAGATCGCATTACTCCTCATAAAGTAACAGCTCTCATGCAAGCTGCGGAGTGGCCATTTACGGATTATGATGTGTTATATGCTTGGGTTTACAGCCGAGGGCCCGCAACGTCAGTGCTGCATTTTCTGGATGATCTGGATTCAGCTTCTATAGAAGAGTGTTATCAGCAGATCGCACCGTTAATTCATGATTTCACCATAGATGAAGCTTCCCGGATCAAGAGCAGCTATAGTCCGCTTCTAAGACTCTGGTATGAGCAATATTTTCGTCATGTAGAACACAAGATTTTACCGTTATTAATTGAAGATGCCTCCGAGAAAAAAATGCTGGAAAGCAAAATGGACCCTATTTCTTTAATTGAATATGCATCTGGTGGTGTAGTTTTCGAGGATATACGGGATCTTAAGACTATAGTATTATTGCCTACCGTTCATAATCGACCAATTAACACCTACTGCTTCTACAAAACTATGGTGATTGTACAGTATCCTGTAGATGTGCCATTGGAAGATGAAAATGAGCCACCGATGGTGCTATTGCGCATGACCAAGGCGCTGTCGGATCCAACCAGACTCCGATTGCTTCGGTATGTCGCCCATGAACCCAAATCTTTATGGGAGATGCAGTCCGATTTAAATCAATCCAGAGAAATGCTTATGCATCACCTAATGATCCTACGCGTAGCTGGTTTACTCCGTATCCATCTTCGTGGGGAACAAGATGAGCGCTTCAGTATCCGTCCAGACGGCGCTTCTGAGCTTCAAATGTTCTTAGAATCTTATATTCACCTATAG
- a CDS encoding HAD family hydrolase has protein sequence MKYMTQQVIFDLDDTLVHCNKYFDLILGQYFELMTDWFNEFGPSTSELRSKQIEIDVDTVNTSGLASDNFPKSLIATYRYFCAKYNRPTDRFHEQQLHKLGLSVYDQEIEAYPGMVETLDTLKQEGHHLFLYTGGDDTIQQRKIEQMKLDAYFDDRIYIRKHKNVEALENILATQSFDRKRTWMIGNSLRTDVLPAVTAGINSIYLKQQNEWSYNLIELEQEMQQAVMTISSIHEVPPVIRSAAKFKN, from the coding sequence ATGAAATACATGACTCAACAAGTAATTTTCGATCTAGATGATACGCTGGTTCACTGCAACAAATATTTCGATCTAATTTTAGGGCAATATTTCGAGCTCATGACTGATTGGTTTAATGAATTTGGCCCAAGCACCAGTGAATTACGCAGCAAGCAAATAGAAATTGATGTTGATACCGTCAACACGAGTGGCCTGGCCAGCGACAACTTTCCCAAATCCTTAATCGCCACCTACCGTTATTTCTGCGCCAAATATAACCGTCCGACAGATCGCTTTCATGAGCAACAATTACACAAGCTCGGTCTAAGCGTCTATGACCAAGAAATTGAAGCTTACCCTGGCATGGTTGAAACACTCGATACGCTGAAGCAAGAGGGTCACCATTTATTCTTGTATACTGGCGGGGACGACACCATTCAGCAACGTAAAATTGAACAAATGAAGCTGGATGCTTATTTTGACGATCGTATCTATATTCGGAAGCATAAAAATGTTGAGGCACTTGAAAATATTTTGGCTACCCAAAGCTTTGACCGCAAACGTACCTGGATGATTGGCAACTCGTTACGTACAGATGTACTTCCCGCAGTTACCGCAGGCATTAACAGTATCTACCTGAAGCAACAAAATGAATGGAGCTATAACCTTATCGAGCTGGAGCAGGAGATGCAGCAAGCCGTGATGACTATTTCGTCCATCCACGAGGTGCCTCCTGTCATTCGCTCAGCCGCTAAATTCAAAAACTAA
- a CDS encoding DsbA family protein, translating to MNKKVSAKQSQTKRPLLPMILGVVVVILLAVIVFILSNKTDDTADLPNYTDVKGSIVVDGLKYEKQPHLGSPDAKVKVIEFADFKCPACKMWTEKYLDTFIKDYVDTGKVELFFMNFAFLDRDSYLAASAGEAIYKQSNEKFWEYLHKLYANQGDESEIWATQKFILKFVKNNIEGIDYAQFETDLKNHTYMFDVKEDFKIAGSYGVNGTPKFMVNGVLLQDSSYEGLAAAIDKQ from the coding sequence ATGAATAAGAAAGTGTCAGCTAAACAATCTCAGACCAAAAGACCTTTGCTTCCCATGATATTAGGTGTCGTTGTTGTAATCCTTCTCGCTGTAATTGTTTTCATCTTAAGCAATAAGACTGATGATACAGCAGATCTACCCAACTACACCGACGTAAAGGGAAGCATTGTTGTTGATGGGCTGAAATATGAGAAGCAACCTCATCTTGGAAGTCCTGATGCCAAAGTTAAAGTTATCGAATTCGCAGATTTCAAATGTCCCGCCTGCAAAATGTGGACTGAAAAGTATCTGGATACTTTTATTAAAGACTACGTGGATACCGGAAAAGTGGAACTTTTTTTCATGAACTTTGCATTTTTGGACCGGGACTCTTATCTTGCTGCTAGCGCCGGCGAAGCCATCTACAAGCAAAGCAACGAGAAGTTCTGGGAATACCTTCATAAGCTGTACGCTAATCAAGGCGATGAGAGCGAAATTTGGGCCACTCAGAAATTCATTCTAAAATTCGTTAAGAATAACATCGAGGGCATTGATTACGCTCAATTTGAAACAGATCTCAAGAATCATACCTACATGTTCGATGTAAAAGAAGACTTTAAGATCGCTGGTTCCTACGGAGTGAACGGTACTCCTAAATTTATGGTGAACGGAGTACTGCTTCAGGATTCTTCCTATGAAGGGTTAGCAGCAGCGATTGATAAGCAGTAA
- a CDS encoding ABC transporter ATP-binding protein, whose amino-acid sequence MPNNPLLRVENVSKTFRVQGKKLHAIENVSFTLEAGKTLGLVGESGSGKSTLGRMVLRLLESDKGKIFFEDVELSKANKEKLRAMRRDMQIIFQDPKASLSPRMTVGDAIEDAMAIHKIGTKVSRHERVIELLERVGLPSEVQYAYPHELSGGQLQRVGIARALSLNPKLLICDEPVSALDVSIQVQVIQLLKDLQKEFNLTYIFISHNLAVVEYLSDDIAVLYLGEVVEQAPADELFKKPTHPYTQVLLNSILKIPDSVEQKQQMVSIQGEVPSPLNPPRGCTFHPRCSFASDVCMAVKPERKIVSEGHSAVCHLVE is encoded by the coding sequence ATGCCCAATAATCCGCTCTTGCGCGTAGAAAATGTCTCGAAAACTTTTCGGGTACAAGGAAAAAAGCTGCATGCCATCGAGAATGTTTCTTTTACCCTGGAAGCGGGGAAAACACTGGGGCTTGTTGGGGAGAGTGGCTCAGGAAAATCAACCTTAGGGCGAATGGTTCTGCGTCTACTCGAATCTGACAAAGGAAAAATATTTTTTGAGGACGTGGAGCTCTCAAAGGCAAATAAAGAGAAGCTGCGGGCGATGCGCCGGGATATGCAAATTATTTTCCAGGATCCCAAGGCGAGCCTAAGTCCGAGAATGACGGTAGGAGACGCTATTGAAGATGCAATGGCTATCCACAAAATCGGAACTAAAGTAAGCCGGCATGAGCGTGTGATCGAACTTCTTGAGCGGGTCGGTTTGCCTTCTGAAGTCCAATACGCTTATCCGCATGAACTGTCAGGTGGACAATTGCAGCGGGTTGGGATTGCCAGAGCGTTGTCACTGAATCCTAAATTGCTTATTTGTGATGAACCGGTGTCCGCATTGGATGTATCTATTCAGGTTCAAGTTATTCAACTACTAAAGGATTTGCAGAAGGAATTTAACCTGACTTATATCTTTATTTCGCATAATTTGGCAGTAGTGGAGTATTTGAGTGATGATATCGCGGTTCTTTATTTAGGAGAGGTGGTTGAGCAAGCTCCGGCGGATGAATTGTTCAAGAAACCTACGCATCCTTACACGCAGGTCCTGCTAAATTCGATTTTGAAGATTCCGGATAGTGTGGAGCAGAAGCAGCAGATGGTATCGATTCAAGGCGAGGTGCCATCACCGCTCAATCCACCAAGAGGCTGCACTTTTCATCCGCGGTGTTCTTTTGCCTCGGATGTATGTATGGCTGTCAAGCCTGAACGGAAAATCGTGTCAGAAGGCCATAGTGCCGTGTGTCATTTGGTAGAATAA
- a CDS encoding ABC transporter ATP-binding protein: protein MGEPLLSIDDLHVKFSRSEDEVYAVNGVSFSINENESLGIVGESGSGKSVTLMSSIGLIRENGKITSGTAQFNGKDLLKMRPKQLEDIRGRDIGVVFQDPMTSLNPIMRIGDQIMEAMLTHQYANRKEAFDRTIQLLHEMGIPDPKSRFKSYPHEFSGGMRQRIMIAIALACEPQLLIADEPTTALDVTVQMQILALLQELRRKHGMSVVMVTHDFGLATNFCDKIIVMYGGQIMEKATTDKFISEAAHPYSLGLKRSIIEVGHKGKEIMPIPKTAKTLTQTLTGCPFADRCFYTTERCQNEVPKLRDFSTDHQIACHHAEEVASYAQ, encoded by the coding sequence ATGGGTGAACCGCTACTTTCTATTGATGACCTTCATGTGAAGTTCTCCCGCAGTGAAGATGAAGTTTATGCCGTAAACGGCGTTAGTTTTTCAATCAATGAAAATGAATCCTTGGGGATTGTTGGTGAAAGTGGCTCCGGCAAGTCCGTTACATTGATGTCATCAATTGGGCTCATTCGCGAAAATGGAAAAATAACATCGGGGACAGCTCAGTTTAATGGTAAGGACTTACTTAAAATGCGTCCCAAACAATTAGAAGATATTCGTGGACGTGACATCGGCGTTGTTTTTCAAGATCCGATGACCAGTTTGAACCCGATCATGCGTATCGGGGATCAAATAATGGAAGCCATGCTGACGCATCAATATGCAAACCGGAAGGAAGCTTTTGACCGAACCATTCAGCTCTTGCATGAAATGGGGATTCCGGATCCCAAATCACGGTTTAAAAGTTATCCTCACGAATTTTCCGGGGGTATGCGCCAACGTATCATGATTGCTATTGCTTTGGCATGTGAACCACAATTATTGATTGCCGATGAGCCAACAACCGCGCTTGATGTCACTGTGCAGATGCAGATTCTTGCACTATTGCAGGAATTGCGCAGAAAACATGGGATGAGCGTAGTGATGGTAACGCATGATTTTGGCCTTGCGACCAACTTTTGTGACAAAATCATCGTGATGTACGGGGGCCAAATCATGGAGAAAGCCACTACGGACAAGTTCATAAGTGAGGCGGCGCATCCCTATTCACTTGGATTGAAACGCTCCATTATCGAAGTGGGCCACAAGGGAAAAGAAATAATGCCTATTCCAAAGACGGCAAAGACACTTACACAGACATTGACCGGCTGCCCATTTGCCGATCGTTGCTTCTATACAACTGAGCGGTGTCAGAATGAAGTTCCTAAACTTCGTGACTTTAGCACCGATCATCAGATCGCCTGCCATCATGCTGAGGAGGTCGCTTCCTATGCCCAATAA
- a CDS encoding ABC transporter permease — MAGTVAATQSDVALKRKKNLQRSQFYQGWKRFKRHRLAVIGLVWVVLFLIAGIIGPWVAPYDYRTGDFLAINQGPTWQHIFGTDNVGHDMFSQILFSVRSALIIAFGATLVSFIIGIILGLWAGLRGGIADMIIMRAVDFMMTLPGFLFALILVIMLGRGYLSLILAIGIPGWAGYARLIRSLVLSMRDGEMVEAARALGASQAHIARRYMLPNVIGSMGVSLAFGIPGDLIQIAGLSIFGMGLRPPIPSFGSMIAQASENILGFPWLLYFPAGIFAITLLSFLFVADGLQEAFSPKGGN; from the coding sequence TTGGCTGGCACAGTTGCAGCAACTCAATCGGATGTAGCTTTGAAGAGAAAAAAGAATCTTCAGAGATCCCAGTTTTATCAAGGTTGGAAGCGATTTAAAAGACATCGTCTTGCCGTTATTGGTTTGGTCTGGGTTGTCCTTTTTTTGATCGCGGGGATTATCGGACCTTGGGTGGCTCCGTATGATTATCGCACGGGAGATTTTTTGGCCATCAATCAAGGGCCGACATGGCAGCATATTTTTGGCACGGATAATGTGGGGCATGACATGTTCAGCCAGATCTTGTTCAGTGTTCGAAGCGCTTTGATTATTGCCTTTGGCGCGACTTTGGTCAGCTTCATCATCGGGATCATATTGGGCTTATGGGCCGGATTGCGCGGCGGAATTGCCGATATGATTATTATGCGTGCTGTGGATTTCATGATGACCTTGCCGGGATTTTTGTTCGCCTTGATATTAGTCATTATGCTGGGACGTGGGTATTTATCTTTGATTCTAGCGATTGGGATTCCGGGCTGGGCGGGGTATGCGCGCTTGATCCGAAGTCTGGTCCTGAGTATGCGGGACGGGGAGATGGTGGAAGCGGCAAGAGCGTTAGGCGCATCTCAGGCGCATATTGCTAGAAGGTATATGTTGCCGAATGTTATCGGCAGTATGGGTGTCTCTCTTGCCTTCGGGATTCCCGGTGATCTCATCCAGATTGCAGGCTTAAGTATTTTTGGCATGGGGCTTCGGCCGCCAATCCCTTCATTTGGGAGTATGATTGCTCAAGCCAGTGAGAATATTCTCGGCTTTCCGTGGCTGCTGTATTTTCCGGCAGGTATCTTTGCAATAACCTTGCTTTCGTTTCTGTTTGTAGCAGACGGTCTCCAGGAAGCATTCAGTCCGAAAGGAGGCAATTAA
- a CDS encoding ABC transporter permease: MTILKFISKRILQIIITLILVISVSYTMMYYSPGGFMNTNTMATALAPLQGQNPVLYQQVMDQFQSRYGLNLPLWQQIMKYIWHQLTFDFGNSMQNPSLQIATQLKQALPISTLLAFGSVVLSVIIGVPLGIIAALKRNTWIDYVVSTISLTGQAIPAFVLAVIMVLLFGVVFQGILPVTGWGHWRQAILPIICLSAANVGVVARYMRGSLIETMRSDFMRTAKAKGVKYWPMIFKHGVKNSLTAMITVIGPQFAFTVMGTIWVEQIFAIPALGQVMQTAFTSFDYPLAITSVFLLGSMIMIMNLLVDIIYAFIDPRVRL, from the coding sequence TTGACCATATTGAAATTTATTTCAAAGCGCATTTTACAAATCATTATCACTTTAATTTTGGTCATTTCAGTCAGCTATACCATGATGTATTATTCACCTGGCGGTTTCATGAATACGAATACCATGGCTACGGCACTGGCTCCGCTGCAAGGGCAAAACCCTGTTCTCTATCAGCAAGTCATGGACCAATTTCAAAGCCGGTATGGTTTAAATTTACCGCTGTGGCAGCAAATCATGAAGTATATATGGCATCAATTAACCTTCGATTTCGGTAATTCGATGCAGAATCCGTCTTTGCAAATTGCGACTCAACTGAAGCAGGCTTTGCCGATCAGTACACTTTTGGCATTTGGTTCTGTTGTTCTTTCGGTAATTATCGGGGTTCCGCTTGGCATTATTGCAGCACTCAAACGTAACACTTGGATCGATTATGTTGTAAGCACCATCTCATTGACGGGTCAGGCCATTCCGGCATTTGTTCTCGCGGTGATTATGGTTTTGTTATTTGGTGTTGTGTTTCAAGGGATTCTGCCTGTAACGGGATGGGGTCACTGGAGGCAAGCAATTTTGCCGATTATTTGTTTATCTGCGGCAAATGTCGGTGTTGTGGCCAGATATATGCGGGGCAGTCTGATCGAAACCATGAGGTCGGATTTTATGCGGACCGCAAAAGCTAAGGGCGTCAAATATTGGCCGATGATTTTTAAGCATGGTGTCAAAAATTCGCTGACAGCGATGATAACCGTCATCGGACCTCAATTTGCTTTTACAGTGATGGGCACGATCTGGGTGGAGCAAATTTTCGCCATTCCAGCGCTTGGTCAGGTGATGCAGACGGCATTTACCAGTTTCGACTATCCGCTCGCCATCACATCTGTATTTCTGCTGGGATCCATGATTATGATTATGAATTTACTTGTTGACATTATTTATGCCTTTATTGATCCGCGTGTCAGATTATAA